In the genome of Desulfovibrio sp. ZJ209, the window GAGGGGATTGCCGTCCAGGCGGCTCTGGTCATAGAGCGCCGTGCCCGCATGGACGGCCGTGCCAAGCTGCGCCGCTGCCGAGCGCGGCAGGCGCAGGTTGCGGATGTGCTTCGCCTCCCAGCGGGCCGGGCAGTCAAAAAGCTCTCCCAGGGAGGATGCACGGATGGGGATGGGGGTCATCATTGGAGCCTCCTGCTGGCCGGAATAAAAAGCGCGTCATAGAGGCGCGTCTTGCCGAGGGCGCGGAGCCATTCAAGGAACTCCGCGCGGGGCATAATGATGGTGGCTTCGCGCCCTGTGGCGCGGTCACGGGCTATGAACACGAACATGGGGCCTCCATGAGCGCGTCATCGCGCCGCTGCTCGTAAAGGGTGTCGCAGAGGGAGTCGCGCCCGCTGTCGTCCAATGCTTCGCAGTCCTCGGCTTCCAGCGGGCACAGTACGCGGCGCGGCTTGCGGCACTCGCCGAAGGAGTCCTCATAGTAGCAGGTGCCGGTGTAGCACATGGGCGCCTCCTATCCCACCGCGAAGGCGGAGTTGCTGACGCCGAGCCTTTTCCAACGGATGCAGGAAAGGCGGTTGAGCCGCTTGAGCAGGTGCTCCTCAAGGTCAGTGGCATTGCGTTCCCCGGCCCAACGGAGCGCGTTGTCGAGCCACGTTTGCGCCACATGGGCCGTGGCCGGATAGCATTCGGCCTCATAGGCGAGCACGTCGGCCCGCTCCCGGATGAAGTTTTCAAGGGTCATGATCCCCTCCAAAAAAAGAGGGCCGGAGCATGAGCCCCGGCCCGTGGTGGTCTGGTAGGTGTTTTTACGCGGGCGCCAGCTCGATCCTCGCGGGCACCATGCCGCACCGCCCGCGCCCGGTGGGTTCCCCGTTCTCGTCCAGTTCATCAATCCACGCCGGGCATTTCCAAGGGACGCAGTTCCTCGACTCGTCCGGGAAGGGCAAGGGGAACAGGCAGCGGAAATTTTCGTAGGCTCTATCCTTCTTGAAAATGGTGTACCTCTCGGCCATAGCGTTGCTCCTCGGTGTTATGGTGTCGTGGGAGGGGTTACGCGGCGCGTTCCGCGAGCCAGGCGTCGCGCTTGGCGCGGCACTCCTCAAGGGTCGGCGCCGTGCAGGAGAACAATTCACCGTCCAGCGCCCGGTAGTCGTACTGGCACCTCTTGTGCGCCTTGCGATCCCGCGACAGGCGCGCGGGGACGGTGTACTCTTCATACTGTTCCTGACCGGGGCGGACGTTCTGCGGATTGAGGGACATATTGCATCTCCTGGGGGTTGAAATTTGGCAGCCGCAGCAGGACTCGAACCTACGGTGTCGGGGCCAAAACCCGATGCCTTACCTCTTGGCTATGCGGCTGTGTGGTGGCGGCGACAGGACTCGAACCTGTAACACTCCGGTTATGAGCCGGGGGCTCTGCCTATTGAGCTACGCCGCCTTGGTGGAGCCAACGGGGATCGAACCCGCAACCGGCGGCTTGCAAAGCCGCTGCTCTCCCGATTGAGCTATGGCCCCTTGTGGTCGGAGCGGCGGGGATCGAACCCGCGACTTCCTGCTCCCAAAGCAGGCGCGCTACCGCTGCGCCACGCTCCGATTTTTTGGCAAAAGAAAAGGCCCTCCGGGGAGTCGAAGGGCCGAAATGTCATGACAGGCTAGAACGCCGGGGCAACAAACTCCCACCTGCCAAACCGATTGAACCGGGAGTCGATACACTGAAGCCAGCGGCGCACGAACATGATGGTGCCCTTGGCATCGGCCAAGTAAATGTTCATGCCGTCCTCCCGCAGCGCGTATGCCTTGCGCTTGGCGGCGGCGAGGCTATCAGCCTCAATACGGATGGGATCGTCCTCAAACCACGAATTGTCACTGGCGCGGGAAACCTGATAGGTTGCCATTGTCCTCTCCTTCTTTGATTTTTGCTTCAATCCGGCCCGCAACGGGGGTTGCGAGCCGTCAGAAACAAAATTCGCTGTGGGGTTTCACGGGCTGCTCGTATCTGGCGTCCACCCGTGCGGCGCTCTCGTCGCCACCGCCCGCCGCCTCTCGGCCTGCGCTCTCGCAGAGCGCCATTCTTGCGGGAAACCCATGCTATTGGGCTGTTGTCTTGTTCTTCGTGATGCGATTCTGTGTGCTTCCCGCCCTTTTCGCGCCTCGTTCCAGCTTGCGGGGGCGGCTCTTTTCCGGCCCCACCGAGCTCGTAGTCCCGGCCTCCCTGCCGCGCAGGCGGTTGCTGCTGGTTCCTGGTTCGTGGCTACTTTGATCCGTGGATCGCGTTCGCCGCCATTCCCCGTTGGCAGCTCCATAATGGCAGAAATTCTGCTAGTGCGCAAGAAAAAAATAGCAGTTTTTCTGCTAGAGAAATATGGCGGGAAATGAATTGACTTTGGCTCAGTCGATCAGTGGGTAGGGAACGAGATGCGCTATGAACTGGTTGGCATTAGCGGACGCGCGCGTAGGTATCTGCGCTCTGGCAGGCGGAAAGTTGGGTATGTCGGCAATGGTACAATGGGTACTGCTGGATATTAATTA includes:
- a CDS encoding DUF3873 family protein, coding for MSLNPQNVRPGQEQYEEYTVPARLSRDRKAHKRCQYDYRALDGELFSCTAPTLEECRAKRDAWLAERAA